Proteins from one Psychromonas sp. psych-6C06 genomic window:
- a CDS encoding ABC transporter permease subunit, which produces MQSDLSNRLRANQKRVIKDKLVKYSISSGGALVLVTLLLIFGYLLYVVLPIFAPVSIEVERQFTQNKSEQIYALGLDEQNDVSYQINEQGIISFYSLREHDLGELLLSKTILENPIAFAQSSPGHNTHLLSNDAGQVVIFKPEFDTTYPDDKRLITPRISYPLGEESIDIDPQGKAITVASFEITDEAGAIAAITSDNRGLMLFLTATEDMMTEEVVWEPELVELPSLPNNVSQMLLSPDLKNLFIRANNDLLVYDVSDSNDISLKSALPINAPNTHVTDIQLLTGASSLIVANDNGVVSQWFEVLKDNQRTFTFIRDFTAEESVADIVPEYFRKGFLTTDQQGYLSIFHTTGDTRLLHEKVSDNQNLAVAFSPRANALLVADAKQVTLYKLDNEHPEVTWSALWQKVWYEGYPEASYLWQSTSASDDFEAKMSLVPISFGTIKAAFYAMLFAVPIAISGAVYTAYFMSPAIRSYVKPTVEIMEALPTVILGFLAGLWLAPLIENQLPGIILLLLTLPLSILATAMLWTLLPKSFKEAIPEGFHPLILLPVLLFAGYISMSFSDTLELWLFNGDTRMYLTNELGINFDQRNSLIVGIAMGFAVIPTIYSIAEDAIFSVPKSLTMGSLALGATPWQTLAKVVILTASPGIFSAVMMGTGRAVGETMIVLMATGNTPIMDWNIFEGMRSLSANIAVEMPESEVGSSHYRVLFLAAFVLFLFTFVFNTVAELVRQRLREKYSSL; this is translated from the coding sequence ATGCAAAGCGATTTGTCAAATCGATTACGCGCCAATCAAAAGCGTGTTATCAAAGATAAACTAGTTAAGTACAGTATTAGTAGTGGTGGAGCACTTGTATTAGTGACGCTACTGCTTATATTTGGTTACTTACTCTACGTAGTTTTACCTATTTTTGCACCGGTAAGCATCGAAGTCGAACGTCAGTTCACACAGAATAAGAGTGAGCAAATATATGCTCTTGGACTTGATGAACAAAATGATGTTAGTTACCAGATCAATGAACAAGGTATTATCTCATTTTACTCTTTACGTGAGCATGATTTAGGTGAGTTGCTGCTATCTAAAACTATACTCGAAAATCCCATTGCGTTTGCGCAATCTTCACCAGGTCATAATACTCATCTTTTAAGTAATGATGCTGGGCAAGTGGTCATCTTTAAACCTGAATTTGACACTACTTACCCTGATGACAAGCGTCTAATCACTCCTCGTATATCTTACCCGCTTGGTGAAGAATCTATCGACATTGATCCTCAAGGTAAAGCAATTACTGTCGCTAGTTTTGAGATCACAGATGAAGCCGGTGCTATTGCTGCAATTACTAGCGATAATCGTGGATTGATGCTTTTTTTAACTGCGACAGAAGATATGATGACGGAAGAGGTTGTATGGGAGCCTGAGCTTGTTGAATTGCCTTCATTACCAAACAACGTTTCACAAATGCTGTTAAGTCCCGATTTAAAAAATCTCTTCATTCGCGCTAATAACGACCTTTTAGTTTACGATGTTTCGGATAGTAACGATATCAGTCTTAAATCTGCATTACCCATTAATGCGCCAAATACCCATGTCACAGATATCCAGTTATTAACCGGTGCAAGCTCTTTGATCGTTGCAAATGATAATGGCGTGGTGAGTCAATGGTTTGAAGTGTTAAAAGATAACCAACGTACCTTCACATTTATCAGGGACTTTACAGCAGAAGAAAGCGTTGCTGATATCGTGCCAGAGTACTTTAGAAAAGGTTTCCTAACGACTGATCAACAGGGGTACTTATCAATTTTCCATACCACTGGCGATACCCGTTTACTGCATGAAAAAGTAAGCGATAATCAAAACCTTGCTGTTGCTTTCTCGCCACGTGCCAATGCTCTGCTAGTCGCAGATGCTAAACAAGTTACATTATATAAACTAGACAATGAACACCCTGAAGTGACATGGTCTGCTCTTTGGCAGAAGGTTTGGTACGAAGGTTATCCTGAGGCAAGTTACCTTTGGCAGTCAACATCAGCAAGTGACGACTTCGAAGCTAAAATGAGCTTAGTGCCAATCTCTTTTGGTACCATTAAAGCGGCTTTCTACGCAATGTTATTTGCGGTGCCAATCGCTATTTCTGGTGCTGTATATACGGCATACTTTATGTCGCCAGCGATTCGCTCATATGTCAAACCAACAGTTGAAATTATGGAAGCATTACCAACTGTAATACTAGGTTTCCTTGCTGGTTTATGGTTGGCGCCCCTGATTGAGAATCAATTACCGGGCATTATATTATTGTTGCTCACTTTACCGTTAAGTATCTTAGCAACCGCGATGCTTTGGACGTTATTACCTAAATCATTCAAGGAAGCTATACCAGAAGGCTTTCACCCTCTGATTCTGCTACCGGTATTACTATTTGCTGGCTACATCTCAATGAGTTTTAGCGATACATTAGAATTGTGGCTGTTTAATGGTGATACACGTATGTATCTGACTAATGAGTTAGGTATTAACTTTGATCAACGTAACTCATTAATTGTTGGTATTGCGATGGGATTTGCTGTTATTCCAACTATCTACTCAATTGCAGAGGATGCGATATTCAGTGTTCCTAAAAGTCTAACTATGGGCTCATTAGCATTGGGTGCTACACCATGGCAGACACTCGCCAAAGTTGTAATTTTAACAGCAAGTCCAGGTATTTTCTCTGCTGTAATGATGGGAACTGGACGCGCTGTTGGTGAAACAATGATTGTACTAATGGCTACGGGTAATACGCCAATTATGGATTGGAACATCTTTGAAGGGATGCGCTCTCTATCGGCAAATATTGCGGTGGAAATGCCAGAGTCTGAAGTAGGAAGTTCACACTACCGCGTACTGTTTTTAGCTGCTTTTGTATTGTTCCTGTTCACCTTTGTATTTAATACGGTGGCTGAATTGGTACGTCAACGTTTACGTGAAAAATATTCAAGTCTGTAA
- a CDS encoding dihydroorotate oxidase, with translation MRVDLSTSIAGINLSSYLMNASGPKCTTWEELEVIGQSNSAAIVTKSCTISFREGNPEPRYSDLPLGSIQSMGLPNLGYKAYLEMVPKLKRLGKPVVVSISGFSIEDNIEMVSAFQNSDIDLIEVNFSCPNIPGKAQVAYDFSQVESALQALTVLGDKPLGIKLAPYFDMSHFVAMAEILNKFPVKFITCVNSIGNTLIIDPETESPIIKPKGGFGGLCGDYIKPIGLANVRAFRELLSDDIQIIGVGGIKTGIDAFEYLLAGADAVQIATCFEKEGEGCFQRIEAELKHFMATKGYSKLSDAKGKLKPL, from the coding sequence ATGCGTGTAGATCTATCAACATCAATTGCGGGTATTAACCTTAGTAGTTATTTAATGAATGCTTCTGGGCCTAAATGTACTACTTGGGAAGAACTCGAAGTAATCGGTCAGTCTAACTCTGCCGCTATTGTCACTAAATCTTGTACGATTTCTTTTCGTGAAGGTAACCCTGAGCCACGTTATAGCGATTTACCGTTAGGCTCAATCCAATCTATGGGATTACCCAACCTTGGCTATAAAGCTTATCTTGAAATGGTTCCAAAACTTAAGAGGCTTGGTAAGCCAGTTGTTGTTAGTATCTCTGGTTTTAGCATTGAAGATAATATTGAAATGGTGAGTGCATTCCAAAACAGTGATATCGATTTAATAGAAGTTAACTTTTCATGCCCAAATATTCCAGGTAAAGCACAAGTTGCTTATGATTTTTCTCAAGTAGAGAGTGCGCTGCAAGCACTCACTGTATTAGGTGATAAACCTTTAGGTATTAAACTTGCTCCTTATTTCGATATGTCGCATTTTGTTGCAATGGCTGAAATATTAAACAAATTTCCTGTAAAATTTATTACCTGTGTTAACTCTATTGGTAATACGCTCATTATTGACCCTGAAACGGAATCTCCTATCATTAAGCCAAAAGGTGGTTTTGGTGGTTTATGTGGTGATTATATTAAACCCATTGGCCTTGCTAACGTACGTGCTTTTCGGGAATTATTATCTGACGATATTCAAATCATTGGCGTTGGCGGTATTAAAACGGGTATCGATGCCTTCGAATACTTACTTGCTGGAGCGGATGCGGTACAGATTGCGACCTGTTTTGAAAAAGAAGGGGAAGGATGTTTTCAACGAATTGAAGCAGAACTTAAGCACTTTATGGCTACAAAGGGTTACTCAAAGCTTTCTGATGCAAAAGGGAAACTAAAACCGCTTTAA
- a CDS encoding PLP-dependent aminotransferase family protein, producing MNELFSNRISSVPPSFIREILKVAVDPQIISFAGGLPNRDLFPVEALQKATNDIFSDDGKDILQYTGTEGYLPLREMIVADYKRKGIEVNVDEILITNGSQQGLDLLGKVLLNEGDEVIIEEPGYLGAIQAFEVYLAKFNSVAVGQDGMDIDALEKTLQNSQSKLMYTVPNFQNPSGISYTNENRQAVAEALSKSKTLLIEDNPYGDLRFAGEEKTSFKTLLPEQTILLGSFSKIVVPSFRLGWIVAPKVLMEKLVIAKQAGDLHSNYFCQRVLHRFLQDNDLQAHIKKIINVYGKQKLVMENAIKRCFPKQVTYLNPEGGMFLWVTLPESLTATAVFDKAIAEKVAFVPGDPFYVTKRGMNTLRLNFSSVDPDIIEEGIERLGKVLHDLLDD from the coding sequence ATGAATGAACTTTTCTCTAATCGAATCTCTAGCGTGCCTCCCTCTTTTATTCGTGAAATTTTAAAAGTCGCTGTCGATCCTCAAATTATCTCATTTGCTGGCGGTTTACCAAATCGTGATCTATTCCCTGTAGAAGCTTTACAAAAAGCAACTAACGATATTTTCAGCGATGATGGCAAAGATATTCTTCAATACACCGGCACTGAAGGTTATTTACCATTACGTGAGATGATTGTTGCCGATTATAAGCGAAAAGGTATTGAAGTTAATGTTGACGAAATTCTGATCACCAATGGTTCACAACAGGGTCTTGACCTTTTAGGTAAGGTGTTACTTAACGAAGGTGATGAGGTGATCATCGAAGAGCCGGGTTATCTGGGGGCTATTCAAGCATTTGAAGTTTATCTTGCTAAATTCAATTCGGTTGCCGTTGGTCAAGATGGAATGGATATCGATGCGCTTGAGAAGACACTACAAAATAGTCAATCAAAGTTGATGTATACCGTACCGAACTTTCAAAACCCATCAGGTATTTCATATACCAATGAAAATCGCCAAGCGGTTGCTGAAGCATTAAGTAAAAGCAAAACATTGTTAATTGAAGACAACCCTTATGGTGATTTGAGATTTGCTGGTGAAGAGAAAACCTCTTTTAAAACACTATTACCAGAACAAACAATTTTGTTGGGGTCATTTTCTAAAATTGTTGTGCCTTCATTCCGCCTTGGTTGGATTGTTGCACCTAAAGTATTGATGGAAAAATTAGTTATTGCTAAACAAGCAGGTGATTTACACTCAAACTATTTTTGCCAACGTGTGCTGCACCGTTTCTTACAAGATAATGACCTACAGGCTCATATTAAGAAAATTATTAATGTTTATGGTAAACAAAAGTTAGTAATGGAAAATGCGATAAAGCGTTGTTTCCCAAAACAAGTTACTTACTTGAACCCCGAGGGGGGAATGTTCCTTTGGGTGACTTTGCCTGAGTCACTTACAGCTACAGCTGTTTTTGATAAAGCGATTGCAGAGAAAGTTGCTTTTGTACCTGGCGACCCTTTCTACGTGACTAAACGCGGAATGAATACATTACGTTTAAATTTTTCGAGTGTTGATCCGGATATTATCGAAGAGGGAATTGAACGTTTAGGTAAAGTATTACATGATTTACTTGATGACTAA